One segment of Belonocnema kinseyi isolate 2016_QV_RU_SX_M_011 chromosome 7, B_treatae_v1, whole genome shotgun sequence DNA contains the following:
- the LOC117175988 gene encoding elongation of very long chain fatty acids protein 4-like, with the protein MGFTETYNYYYYDQADTRIKGWFLMDSPWPMILITLSYVCFVFQFGPRFMKNRPAYDLKTFIRFFNIFQIVANAYLVKEIFAVYSDAVAFRCLPIDYSDDPGAMRMVKMTYFLTLLKVIDLIETGMFVLRKKYNQISFLHVYHHITTAFVAWISTRYIAGGMAVFYPAMNCSVHVIMYTYYLLSTTDSVKELVIPLKRYVTIIQMVQFLILIFHALIAALPSCPVPKVPAYLMIMDVLLNLNLFYNFYKKAYMQPKKKLE; encoded by the exons ATGGGGTTTACAGAAACGTATAATTACTACTACTATGATCAAGCAG acacTCGAATAAAAGGATGGTTTCTGATGGACAGTCCGTGGCCTATGATACTAATAACATTAAGTTACGTATGTTTTGTGTTCCAATTTGGTCCACGTTTTATGAAAAATAGACCTGCGTACGATTTAAAGACGTTCATTAGgttcttcaatatttttcaaattgtcgCAAATGCATATCTAGTCAAAGAAATTTTTGCAGTCTACTCAGACGCAGTTGCCTTTCGATGTTTGCCAATCGACTATTCTGACGATCCTGGAGCAATGCGG atgGTCAAGATGACATATTTCCTCACATTGCTCAAAGTAATAGACCTCATCGAAACAGGGATGTTCGTACTCAGGAAAAAGTacaatcaaatttcatttttgcacgTCTATCATCACATCACTACTGCCTTTGTAGCTTGGATATCTACAAGATATATTGCTGGAGGAATGGCAGTTTTCTATCCAGCAATGAATTGCTCAGTTCATGTAATAATGTACACATACTATCTTCTCAGCACGACAGATAGTGTTAAAGAATTAGTCATTCCCTTGAAACGATACGTCACGATAATACAAATG gTCCAGTTTCTTATCTTGATATTCCATGCTTTGATAGCTGCTCTGCCTAGTTGTCCCGTTCCCAAAGTACCGGCGTATTTGATGATTATGGACGTTTTGTTAAACCTCAActtattttacaacttttataaGAAAGCTTACATGCAACCTAAAAAGAAactagaatga